The following coding sequences lie in one Oncorhynchus kisutch isolate 150728-3 linkage group LG3, Okis_V2, whole genome shotgun sequence genomic window:
- the LOC109885005 gene encoding transmembrane protein 138 — MLQTNNYSLVLLIQLSLLTFDLFVNSFSELLRAAPVVQLVLFIIQDIAILFNLIIILLMLFNTYVFQVGLVSLLLERFRALLLLSALYLTLSISLHSWIMNLRWLKSNRYVWTDGLQVLFVFQRIASVLYYYFYKRTTEYLGDPRLYEDSPWLRDAFANARARQ, encoded by the exons ATGCTGCAGACCAACAACTACTCCCTGGTGCTGCTGATCCAGCTGAGCCTGTTGACCTTTGACCTGTTCGTCAACTCCTTCAGCGAGCTGCTGAGGGCAGCGCCCGTTGTCCAACTGGTGCTCTTCAT tatccaGGACATAGCCATCCTGTTTAACCTGATCATCATTCTGCTGATGCTGTTCAACACCTACGTGTTCCAGGTGGGCCTGGTGTCCTTGCTGCTGGAGCGCTTCAGGGCCCTTCTGCTGCTCTCTGCCCTCTACCTGACCCTCAGCATCTCCCTACACTCCTGGATCATg AATCTACGCTGGCTAAAATCAAACCGCTATGTGTGGACGGATGGTCTCCAAGTGCTTTTTGTCTTCCAAAGAATAG cgTCCGTGTTGTACTACTACTTCTACAAGCGCACCACAGAGTACCTGGGTGACCCTCGGCTCTATGAAGACTCGCCTTGGCTCAGAGACGCCTTTGCCAATGCCAGGGCCCGCCAGTGA